Proteins from one Panicum virgatum strain AP13 chromosome 7K, P.virgatum_v5, whole genome shotgun sequence genomic window:
- the LOC120642313 gene encoding cell number regulator 2-like — MANSAPPGGAWSSGLCDCFDDVGGCCLTFFCPCVTFGRIAGIVDQGATSCCASGALYLLLSAAAGLGCLYSCCYRSRLRARYGLADKPCADWCVHLCCEPCALCQEYRELKARGFDMSQGWEENMERMGKTGGAAATAPPHMNPGMSR, encoded by the exons ATGGCCAACAGCGCGCCGCCGGGCGGCGCGTGGTCCTCCGGGCTCTGCGACTGCTTCGACGACGTCGGCGGCT GCTGCCTGACGTTCTTCTGCCCGTGCGTCACATTCGGGAGGATCGCCGGCATCGTGGACCAGggggccacctcctgctgcgcgagcggggcGCTCTACCTCCtgctgtcggcggcggcggggctgggcTGCCTCTACTCCTGCTGCTACCGCTCCAGGCTGCGGGCCCGCTACGGGCTCGCCGACAAGCCCTGCGCCGACTGGTGCGTCCACCTCTGCTGCGAGCCCTGCGCGCTCTGCCAGGAGTACCGCGAGCTCAAGGCGCGCGGATTCGACATGTCCCAAG GATGGGAGGAGAACATGGAGAGGATGGGGAAAACAGGCGGCGCTGCAGCAACCGCCCCGCCCCACATGAACCCCGGGATGTCGCGCTAG